A region of the Methylomagnum ishizawai genome:
CGACCACGATGGCGTCAACGATTGCGACGACAAATGCCCCGGCACCATGAAGGGCAGCAAGATCGACGACCAGGGCTGCCCCATCGTGATGGAACTGCGCGGCGTCAACTTCCAGTTCGACTCCGACGAGTTGACCCCCGGTGCCAAGCGCATCCTGGACGGTGCCGCCGACCAATTGGTCGCCTTCCCGGAAAAACGCGACATCGAAGTGGCCGGCTACGCCAGCGACGAAGGCCGTCCCGACAAGCGCCAGTACAACCTGAACCTGTCGCAGCGCCGTTCCGAGTCCGTGGTGCGCTACCTGAAGGCCAAGGGCGTCGCCAACAAGCTGTACGCCAAGGGCTACGGCGTGGAATACCCCATCGCCGACAACCGCACCGAAGCGGGCCGCGAGAAGAACCGCCGCGTCGAACTGCGCTGGATGGGCGACTAAGCCTCCGCGCCAAGGACGGACTCCGCGCCGTCCCCGCCCGTGTGAACCCGCCCCCGTGGCGGGTTCGCCGTTTCCGGGGAGACGCTTTGTTTTACGCGGCGGCCCGGAACATCGCGTACAATTCCGCCCTTCGCGCCGGACCCGGCGCAGCCCGCTTCCACCCCGATATCCTGATTCCACCCCAGAGATAGTCACATGCGAAAACATATCCTCGCCCGCGCGGCGCTTGTTTCCACCGCTTTGCTCGGCGCTTCGGCCTCGGCGGAATTCCAAAGGGGCTATATCTACACGGTGGGTTCGACCACCCTGTTCCCATTCGCCAAAACGGTCGGCGAACACTTCTCCAAGGCCCATAAGAAACAATTGCCGCTGCTGCAATCCACCGGCACCGGCGGCGGCATCAAGCTGTTCTGCGAAGGTGCCCAGGGCGAAACCCCCGACATCGTCAACGCCTCCCGCGCCATGAAGCCCAAGGAGCGCGAGGAATGCCAGACCAACGGCGTCGGCGATATCCTCGAGGTCAAGATCGGCTACGACGGGTTGGTCATGGCCCAGGCCAAGAAAGCCCCGCCCATCGCCCTGACCCGCAAGGAAGCCCGCATGGCCCTGGCCAAGTGGGTGGCCAGTCCCGATGGCAAATTGGTCGCCAACCCCAACCATACCTGGAAGCAGATCAATCCCGCCCTGCCCGACAGCCCCATCGAGGTCTTGGGTCCGCCCGCCGCCTCCGGCACCTACGACGCCTTCGTGGACCTGGTTTCCGATATGGAATGCAAAGGCGCGCCCTGGGTCGCGGCGGGCAAGACCGAACCCAGCCCGGACCTGCTGCGCAAATGCCGCACCCTGCGCGACGACGGCGTCTATGTCGAAGGCCGCGAGCATGACGAGGACCAGCTTTCCCGCTTGAACCACGCGCCGGGCGCGGTCGCCATCATCGACTACAAAACCTATATCGATAACATGGCCCATATCCGCGCCGTCCCCATCGACGGCCTGGAACCCACCCACGACAGCATCGCCTCGCACAGCTATGCCGGTTCGCGCCCCCTGTACCTCTATGTCAAGGCGGCCCATCTCGGCCAGACCCCCGGCCTGAAGGAGTATGTCGGCGAATTCACCAGCGAGCATACCTGGGGCGAAAAAGGCTATCTCAAATCCCTGGGGCTGATCCCGCTGCCCACCGAAGAGCGCACCACCTATGTGGATGCGGTGAAAGCCCAGGGCATCGCGCCGTCCCTGGCCTCCATCGCGGACGCGCCCCCGGCCAAGTCCTGGGAGCGCGCGGGCAAATCCACCAAAACGGCATCCAAGGACACGGCCAAGACCGCGCCCCACGCCGCGGAACCCGTCGCCAAAAGCCACAAGTAAGCCCGGCCCAGCGCGGCGGCGCGATCCCCGCCGCGCCTCTTCGCGAGGAGACCACCCGCCCATGCCGCACACCACCCTACCCGCCCCGGCGGACATCGCCCGTTTCCTGGCCGAGGATATCGGCAGCGGCGACCTGACCGCCGCCATCGTCCCGGCCCGGACCCAGGCCGCCGCCAGCGTGGTGACGCGGGAACCCCTGGTGCTATGTGGCCGGGACTGGTTCGCCGCCGTGTTCGCGCAACTGGATGCCGGGGTGGTGATCGACTGGCGGGTCGCGGAAGGCGAAGCGGCGACGGCGGGCACCGAACTCTGCGCCCTGCGCGGCCCGGCCCGCGCCTTGCTCACCGGCGAACGCACCGCGCTCAACCTGCTGCAAACCCTATCGGCCACCGCCACCCTGGCCCGCAGCTACGCCCAGGCCGTCGCGGGCACCAAAACCAAAGTCCTGGACACCCGCAAAACCCTGCCCGGCCTGCGGGAAGCCCAGAAATACGCGGTGCGGGTGGGCGGCTGCCACAACCACCGCATCGGCCTGTACGACGGCATCCTCATCAAGGAAAACCATATCCTGGCGGCGGGCTCCATCGCGCAGGCCGTCGCCGCCGCGAAAGCCCTGGACGCCGGAGTCATGATCGAGGTCGAGGTGGAAGACCTGGACGAACTGCGCCAAGCCCTGGACGCGGGCGCTCCGCGCATCCTGCTGGACAATTTCACCCTGGAAGCGATGCGGGAGGCGGTGGCGATGGCCCAGGGCCGGGCCGAGTTGGAAGTCTCCGGCAATGTCACCCTCGCAGGACTCCGCGCCATCGCGGAAACCGGCGTCGATTATGTTTCGGTCGGCGCCCTGACCAAGAACGTCCGCGCCGTCGATCTGTCCATGCGGATCGCGCTGGGCGCTTGAAGCCCATGGAAATCATCGACCACTGGCTGAGCGAGGCCCGGCGGCTGCCCAGCCCCAACCACGACGCCCGGCCCGATCCCGCCGATATCGCCTTGATCGTCATCCATTGCATCAGCCTCCCGCCGGACGAGTTCGGCGGTCCCTGGATCGACCGGTTGTTCACCAACCAACTGGACCCCGCGGCCCATCCCTATTTCGCCGGGATCGCCCATCTCAGGGTCTCGGCCCATCTGTTGATCCGGCGCGATGGCGAAACCGTGCAATACGTGCCGTTCAACCTCAGGGCGTGGCACGCGGGGGTATCGAGCTATCAAGGCCGGACGGTGTGCAACGATTTCTCCATCGGCATCGAACTGGAAGGCACCGACCACGGCCCCTATACCGAGGCCCAATACGCACGGCTGAACGCGGTGTTGGCCCTGCTGTACGATACTTATCCGACGCTCTCGCCGGAACGGGTGGCGGGGCACAGCGATATCGCCCCGGCCCGCAAGACCGATCCGGGCCGCCGCTTCGAGTGGTCGCGGCTGCGGCCCACCGTCTGAACCCCGGCCCATATTCCCAGGACTCCCGCCATGAAGACCGCCGCCCTGCTCGAAAAATATTGCCAACCGGGACCGCGCTATACCTCCTATCCCACCGCGCCCTATTTCCATACCGGCTTCACCGACGCCGATTGGCGGGCGGAACTGGACGCGACCCGCCACAGCCCGCGCGGCCTGTCGCTCTATACCCATATCCCGTTCTGCGACACCCTGTGCTGGTATTGCGGCTGCAACATGGTGGCGACCCGCGACTATGGCCGGGCCGAGCGTTATCTGGATTGGCTGTTCCGGGAAATCGACCTCGTCACCGAGTGGGTGGCCCCGGAACGGGTGGTCAAGCAACTGCATTGGGGCGGCGGCACGCCGACCTTTTTACGCCCGGAGGATATCGAGCGGCTGTTCGGGCACTTGCTGGCGGGCTTCACCCTCGACCCCCAAGCCGAAATCGGCTGCGAGGCCGACCCGCGCGAACTGACCCGCGCCCATGTCGAGACCCTCAAGCGCCTGGGGTTCAACCGCATCAGCCTGGGCGTGCAGGATTTGGACGAGCGCGTGCAAAAGGCCGTGAACCGGGTGCAGCCGGAAAGCTTGATCCGGGAAGTCTATGGCTGGATGCGCGAGGCAGGGTTCGAGTCGATCAACCTGGACCTGATGACCGGATTGCCGCACCAGACGGTGGCAAGTTTCTCCCGCACCTTGGACACGGTGATCGAGCTACGGCCCGACCGGCTGGCGGTGTTCACCTATGCCCATGTACCGTGGATGAAACGCCATCAAAAGCTGATCCCCGAGGCCGATTTGCCGGATTTCCCGACCCGGATCGCCTTGCAGGAACTCATCCTCGACCGGCTGGCCGGGGCGGGCTATGTCTACATCGGCATGGACCATTACGCCCTGCCCGACGACGAACTGGTGATGGCCCAGAAGAGCAAGACCCTGTACCGCAATTTCCAGGGCTATACCACCCACCGCGATTGCGACATCCTGGCGTTCGGGGCGTCGGCCATCAGCCAAACCGGCGAGGTCTACGCCCAGAACCTCAAGAAGCTGCCGGACTACCGCGACCGGGTATTGGCCGGACGCCTGCCCACCGAGCGCGGCATCCGCACCACCCGCGACGACCGGCTGCGGCGGGAAGCCATCACCCGCATCATGTGCGATTTGGAATTGGATACGGCGGCGTTCGGGCGGGAATGGCAAATCGATTTCGAGGGCTATTTCGACTGCCGGGCGGGCTTGGAAAGCTTGGCGGCGGATGGCTTATTGACGCTGGAAGGCGGCTTGATCCGGGTTGCCGACACCGGGCGGCTGTTCCTGCGCAATATCGCCATGCTGTTCGATGGCCATTTGCAAGCCCCGGCGGCGGACGCGGGGCCGAGGTATTCCAAGACGGTTTAGGCTTCCGGTCCCGGCGCGGCGGACGCCTTGCCCAGCGCCGCCTCGATAATCTCGGTACGCACGAACGAGCGGGCCTCGCTCCGCACGAAATCGGCGAATTCCCGCGCCACCGCCGACAAGCGCTTGCCCGAACGATGGACGATGAACCATTGCCGCCGGATCGGGAAATGCTCCACGTCCAGCACCACCACCCGGCCGCTTTCCAACTCGCGCTCCAAGGTATGGATGGACACGATGGCCAGCCCCAAGCCTTCCTCCACGCCCTGCTTGATGGCCCCGTTGGTGTTCATTTCCATGCTGGCGGTGAGATGCACCCCGCGTTCGCCGAAATAGCGCTCCGCCGCGCTGCGGGTGCCCGAACCCTGCTCCCGCATGATGAAGTTCTCGTCCTGAAGCTCGCTCAACGGAATCCCCCGCTTGCCCGCCAGGGGATGGCCGGCCGGGGCGATCAACACCAAGGGGTTTTCCAGGAAGGCCTCGTATTGCAAATCCTGGTCCTCCGGCGGCTGGCCCATCAGCACCACATCGGCCTCGTTGTCCTCCAACTGCTGCAACAAGCCCTTGCGGTTGGTGACCTTGAAACTGACCTTGACCTTGGGATAGCGGCGGCAGAATTCGGCCAGCAAGCGGATGCCGAAATAATGCACCGTGCTGGCGACCGCGACCACCAAACGCCCGCCGTCGGTGCCCTTCAATTCCTCGATTAGCAACTCGGCGGCGTCCAATTGTTCGGAGATGGTGCGGCTGAGCTGGTACAACTCCTCGCCGGCACGGGTCAGGTAGATTTTCTTGCCCAGGCGCTCGAACAAAGGCAGGCCGATATTCTCCTCGAACTGCTTGATCTGCATGGAAACGGCGGGCTGGGTCAGGTAAAGCTCCTCCGCCGCGCGGGTGAAACTCAGGCGGCGGGCGACCCGCTCGAAAACCTTCAACTGCCGGAGGGTGATGTTCATGGCTGGCTTCCAGGCTTTTTTATAAGGGAAATTTTATCCGATGAGTAAAAATCTCTTAGTTTTTCTTATACAATATTCCGCGTAAATTAACCAGCTTATGCCAGGCCGGCATAAAAGCTGTCTCCCCGCCATCCCTCCCGCACCCCCCTATCTTTTCGGAGTTCTGCAAGCCCGTGGAATGATGGGAAGGTTAGATGACAAAGCCAGCTTTGTTGATAGATAATTCGCAATCCTTAGCCCGATAACAACCAGTTAACCCCGACAACCTTTTAGGAGAAGAACATGCCTTCGCGCCGAGAACTAGCCAACGCCATACGCGCCCTGAGCATGGATGCCGTACAGAAAGCCAACTCCGGCCATCCCGGAGCGCCGATGGGAATGGCGGACATTGCCGAAGTCCTGTGGAACGATTACCTGCGCCATAATCCGAACAATCCCAAATGGCCGGATCGCGACCGCTTCGTGCTGTCCAACGGCCATGGCTCCATGCTGATCTACTCCCTGCTGCACTTGACGGGGTACGATCTGCCCATCGAAGAACTGAAACAGTTCCGCCAACTGCATTCCAAAACCCCCGGCCATCCCGAATACGGCTATGCACCGGGCATCGAAACCACCACCGGCCCCCTGGGCCAGGGCATCACCAACGCCGTCGGTTTCGCCATCGCCGAGCGCACCCTGGCCGGCCAGTTCAACCGCCCCGGCCACACCATCGTCGACCATAACACCTACGTGTTCCTGGGCGATGGCTGCATGATGGAAGGCATCTCCCACGAAGCCTGCTCCCTGGCCGGCACCATGGGCCTCGGCAAGCTGATCGCGTTCTACGACGACAACAACATCTCCATCGACGGCGAAGTCCGCGGCCACGAAGGCCACACCCCCGGCTGGTTCCAGGACAACACCCCGGCCCGCTTCGAAGCCTAC
Encoded here:
- the nadC gene encoding carboxylating nicotinate-nucleotide diphosphorylase, producing MPHTTLPAPADIARFLAEDIGSGDLTAAIVPARTQAAASVVTREPLVLCGRDWFAAVFAQLDAGVVIDWRVAEGEAATAGTELCALRGPARALLTGERTALNLLQTLSATATLARSYAQAVAGTKTKVLDTRKTLPGLREAQKYAVRVGGCHNHRIGLYDGILIKENHILAAGSIAQAVAAAKALDAGVMIEVEVEDLDELRQALDAGAPRILLDNFTLEAMREAVAMAQGRAELEVSGNVTLAGLRAIAETGVDYVSVGALTKNVRAVDLSMRIALGA
- a CDS encoding LysR family transcriptional regulator, whose translation is MNITLRQLKVFERVARRLSFTRAAEELYLTQPAVSMQIKQFEENIGLPLFERLGKKIYLTRAGEELYQLSRTISEQLDAAELLIEELKGTDGGRLVVAVASTVHYFGIRLLAEFCRRYPKVKVSFKVTNRKGLLQQLEDNEADVVLMGQPPEDQDLQYEAFLENPLVLIAPAGHPLAGKRGIPLSELQDENFIMREQGSGTRSAAERYFGERGVHLTASMEMNTNGAIKQGVEEGLGLAIVSIHTLERELESGRVVVLDVEHFPIRRQWFIVHRSGKRLSAVAREFADFVRSEARSFVRTEIIEAALGKASAAPGPEA
- the hemN gene encoding oxygen-independent coproporphyrinogen III oxidase yields the protein MKTAALLEKYCQPGPRYTSYPTAPYFHTGFTDADWRAELDATRHSPRGLSLYTHIPFCDTLCWYCGCNMVATRDYGRAERYLDWLFREIDLVTEWVAPERVVKQLHWGGGTPTFLRPEDIERLFGHLLAGFTLDPQAEIGCEADPRELTRAHVETLKRLGFNRISLGVQDLDERVQKAVNRVQPESLIREVYGWMREAGFESINLDLMTGLPHQTVASFSRTLDTVIELRPDRLAVFTYAHVPWMKRHQKLIPEADLPDFPTRIALQELILDRLAGAGYVYIGMDHYALPDDELVMAQKSKTLYRNFQGYTTHRDCDILAFGASAISQTGEVYAQNLKKLPDYRDRVLAGRLPTERGIRTTRDDRLRREAITRIMCDLELDTAAFGREWQIDFEGYFDCRAGLESLAADGLLTLEGGLIRVADTGRLFLRNIAMLFDGHLQAPAADAGPRYSKTV
- the ampD gene encoding 1,6-anhydro-N-acetylmuramyl-L-alanine amidase AmpD, translated to MEIIDHWLSEARRLPSPNHDARPDPADIALIVIHCISLPPDEFGGPWIDRLFTNQLDPAAHPYFAGIAHLRVSAHLLIRRDGETVQYVPFNLRAWHAGVSSYQGRTVCNDFSIGIELEGTDHGPYTEAQYARLNAVLALLYDTYPTLSPERVAGHSDIAPARKTDPGRRFEWSRLRPTV
- a CDS encoding substrate-binding domain-containing protein, whose protein sequence is MRKHILARAALVSTALLGASASAEFQRGYIYTVGSTTLFPFAKTVGEHFSKAHKKQLPLLQSTGTGGGIKLFCEGAQGETPDIVNASRAMKPKEREECQTNGVGDILEVKIGYDGLVMAQAKKAPPIALTRKEARMALAKWVASPDGKLVANPNHTWKQINPALPDSPIEVLGPPAASGTYDAFVDLVSDMECKGAPWVAAGKTEPSPDLLRKCRTLRDDGVYVEGREHDEDQLSRLNHAPGAVAIIDYKTYIDNMAHIRAVPIDGLEPTHDSIASHSYAGSRPLYLYVKAAHLGQTPGLKEYVGEFTSEHTWGEKGYLKSLGLIPLPTEERTTYVDAVKAQGIAPSLASIADAPPAKSWERAGKSTKTASKDTAKTAPHAAEPVAKSHK